A stretch of DNA from Candidatus Omnitrophota bacterium:
GTGTAATCACCGTTAGGTCGTTTGAGGAGAAAAATGCCAAGAATACTTGGGGTCGATATTCCGAAGGAAAAGCCGATTGAGGTGTCGCTGATGTCATTGTACGGCGTCGGGCGCCCGCTGGCTCGCAAGGTGGTGGCGATCACCGGCATTGATCCGACGAAGCGCGCCAAGGATTTGACGGATGAGGAGATCTCAAAGCTGGCCCAAGCGGTGTCCGCCCAAGGCAAGATGGAAGGTGATCTGCGCCGCGAGGTAGCGGCCCACATCAAGCGCTTGATTGATATCGGCTCGTATCGCGGCACGCGGCATAAGAAGGGTTTGCCGGTGCGCGGCCAACGGACGCGCACCAATGCGCGCTCCCGTAAAGGCCCGCGACCGCGCGTCGGCGTTCGAAAGAAAGCCCGGGTGACGGCTCCATCGACCGCGCGGGCCGCAACGTGAGAGCAGCGATTCAGTGATTGAGTGAGTGAGTGAGTGAGTGAGAGGAGGCGTAGGGCGTATGCCTGAAGAGCAAGAAGAGAAAACCGTTCCGGCTGAGCCATCGGGCGACGCGGCGAATGCCGCGGCGGCCGCGGGCAAAGCCGGACCGAAGCCGGCCGCGAAGCGCGGGAAAAAGAAACTGCAATCCGCGCAGGGCATCGCGCACATTTTCGCCACGTTCAACAATACGATCATCACCATCACCGATGTCTCCGGCAACGCGATTTGCTGGGCCACGGCTGGGTCGAGCGGATACCATGGATCGCGGAAATCCACGCCCTATGCGGCTCAGATCGCGGCGATGAATGCGGCAAAGAAGGCCTTGGAGCTTGGGCTCAAGGAAGTGGA
This window harbors:
- the rpsM gene encoding 30S ribosomal protein S13; this translates as MPRILGVDIPKEKPIEVSLMSLYGVGRPLARKVVAITGIDPTKRAKDLTDEEISKLAQAVSAQGKMEGDLRREVAAHIKRLIDIGSYRGTRHKKGLPVRGQRTRTNARSRKGPRPRVGVRKKARVTAPSTARAAT
- the rpsK gene encoding 30S ribosomal protein S11, whose translation is MPEEQEEKTVPAEPSGDAANAAAAAGKAGPKPAAKRGKKKLQSAQGIAHIFATFNNTIITITDVSGNAICWATAGSSGYHGSRKSTPYAAQIAAMNAAKKALELGLKEVEVFVKGPGQGRESAIRALSQAGLTITAIKDVTPIPHNGCRAPKRRRV